In the Leptotrichia sp. oral taxon 847 genome, one interval contains:
- a CDS encoding rod shape-determining protein, with amino-acid sequence MGAFDFVKIFRVNKSISIDLGTANILIYDKQRKKIVLNEPSVVARDRKTGKLIAVGKEAREMLGKTPDSIQAIKPLQDGVIADIDSTKEMITYFIHKIYGNSLFKPEVMICVPIEVTSVERKALFDAVRGAKKTYIIEEGRAAIIGSGVDISQPEGSMVIDIGGGSTDIAILSLDEIIASKSIRIAGNKFDDDIVKYVKRKYNLLIGDRTAEKIKKELASALEVQNPEILEIKGRDLETGIPNIVEINENEIYEAIEESLFQIVAATKEVLEKCPPELAADILDNGIIMTGGGSLIKNFIDMMEKEVGIKVFLSPNPLDSVVLGGGAAFDNKKLLRTLQMKEN; translated from the coding sequence ATGGGAGCATTTGATTTTGTAAAAATATTCAGAGTAAACAAAAGTATTTCAATAGATTTGGGTACAGCGAATATTTTAATTTACGATAAACAAAGAAAAAAAATTGTATTAAATGAACCATCGGTAGTAGCCAGAGACAGAAAGACAGGAAAACTGATTGCAGTGGGAAAAGAAGCCAGAGAAATGTTGGGGAAAACACCTGATAGTATCCAAGCCATAAAGCCGCTTCAAGACGGAGTTATTGCGGATATTGATTCCACAAAAGAGATGATAACATATTTCATTCACAAAATTTATGGAAATTCACTATTCAAACCAGAAGTTATGATTTGTGTGCCAATTGAAGTTACAAGTGTTGAAAGAAAAGCACTTTTTGATGCTGTAAGAGGAGCCAAAAAAACTTATATCATAGAAGAAGGAAGAGCAGCAATAATTGGTTCAGGAGTGGATATTTCACAACCAGAAGGAAGTATGGTAATCGATATAGGAGGAGGCTCTACTGATATTGCCATTCTATCATTAGATGAAATTATCGCAAGTAAATCAATAAGAATTGCTGGAAATAAATTTGACGACGATATAGTTAAATATGTAAAAAGAAAATATAATTTATTAATTGGAGATAGAACAGCTGAAAAAATTAAAAAAGAATTAGCTTCAGCACTTGAAGTTCAAAATCCTGAAATTTTAGAAATTAAAGGTAGAGATTTAGAAACAGGAATTCCAAATATAGTTGAAATAAATGAAAATGAAATTTATGAAGCTATAGAAGAATCATTATTTCAAATAGTGGCAGCGACAAAAGAAGTTTTGGAAAAATGTCCACCAGAATTAGCAGCTGACATTTTAGACAATGGAATTATTATGACAGGTGGAGGTTCATTAATTAAAAATTTCATTGATATGATGGAAAAAGAAGTTGGAATAAAAGTATTCTTGTCGCCTAATCCACTAGATTCAGTAGTTTTAGGTGGAGGAGCTGCATTTGATAACAAAAAATTACTACGAACACTTCAAATGAAAGAAAATTAA
- a CDS encoding phosphoglucomutase yields MGFEKLISGTDIRGIVSDFEEKKANLTEKEVKEIAEAFGKWITQKCEKSAKNESRNIRVAVGYDARHTGPLFSEIIRDELKSQGIDVLNCKMSITPSLFMTTIFPSYKSDAAIMITASHLPSYYNGIKFFTKDGGVEKEDLFEMVKFLKKSKKVGKGNETVKNLADDYAKYLCELIRKEANNGEKPLENLKIVIDAGNGAAGFFAEKVINELGGDSKGSQFLNPDGDFPNHVPNPEVPEAINSIKEAVLKSNADFGIIFDADGDRSAFIDKSGREINRNRLIALVSDILLKQKPNGIIVTDSITSTELTKFIESRNGIHHRFKRGYKNVINEAKRLNAEGKYSPLAIETSGHAALINNYFLDDGAYMAALLLIQLVQSKKENIDFTAVLNELGEPAEEKELRIKIEDDNFRELGNKILKDLEEYVKTIKNWEKVEPNYEGVRVNVDKDNWFLIRMSLYEPLFCINIETSEVGKLSKILKEIYKFLGKYKQVKI; encoded by the coding sequence ATGGGATTTGAAAAATTGATTAGCGGGACTGATATAAGAGGAATTGTTTCTGACTTTGAAGAAAAAAAAGCTAATTTAACAGAAAAAGAAGTGAAAGAGATTGCAGAAGCATTTGGAAAATGGATTACTCAAAAATGTGAAAAATCTGCCAAAAATGAAAGTAGAAATATCAGAGTTGCAGTTGGATATGACGCAAGACACACAGGACCTCTTTTTTCAGAAATTATTCGTGATGAACTAAAGTCACAAGGAATAGATGTACTTAATTGCAAAATGTCAATAACACCTTCTCTTTTTATGACAACAATTTTTCCTAGTTATAAATCGGACGCTGCGATTATGATTACAGCAAGTCATTTGCCAAGTTATTACAACGGAATAAAATTTTTTACAAAAGATGGTGGAGTTGAAAAAGAAGACCTTTTTGAAATGGTAAAATTTTTGAAAAAGAGTAAAAAAGTTGGAAAAGGTAATGAAACTGTCAAAAATTTAGCAGACGACTATGCAAAATATTTGTGTGAATTGATAAGAAAAGAAGCCAATAATGGAGAAAAACCATTGGAAAATTTAAAAATTGTAATAGACGCTGGAAATGGTGCAGCTGGATTCTTTGCGGAAAAAGTTATAAATGAACTAGGTGGAGATTCAAAAGGAAGCCAGTTTTTAAATCCAGACGGTGATTTTCCAAATCATGTACCAAATCCAGAAGTTCCAGAAGCGATAAATTCAATAAAAGAAGCTGTTTTGAAAAGTAATGCTGATTTTGGTATAATTTTTGATGCCGACGGGGACAGAAGCGCGTTTATTGATAAAAGTGGAAGGGAAATTAACAGAAATAGACTAATAGCATTAGTAAGCGATATTTTGTTAAAGCAGAAACCAAATGGAATAATTGTAACAGATTCGATAACTTCTACAGAACTTACAAAATTTATCGAAAGTAGAAATGGAATTCATCACAGATTTAAAAGAGGTTATAAAAATGTAATTAATGAAGCGAAAAGATTAAATGCAGAAGGTAAATATTCACCACTTGCAATAGAAACTTCAGGACACGCGGCGCTTATTAATAATTATTTTTTGGATGACGGAGCTTATATGGCGGCACTTCTTTTAATTCAGCTGGTTCAGAGCAAAAAAGAAAATATTGATTTTACAGCTGTTTTAAATGAATTGGGAGAGCCAGCGGAAGAAAAGGAACTTCGAATAAAAATTGAAGACGACAACTTTCGTGAACTAGGAAATAAAATATTAAAAGATTTGGAAGAATATGTAAAAACTATAAAAAATTGGGAAAAAGTTGAGCCAAATTATGAAGGCGTGCGTGTAAATGTGGATAAAGACAATTGGTTTTTGATAAGAATGTCGCTGTATGAACCATTATTTTGTATAAATATTGAAACTAGTGAAGTTGGAAAACTTTCTAAAATTTTAAAAGAAATTTACAAATTCTTGGGAAAATACAAACAAGTGAAAATTTAA
- a CDS encoding ATPase, whose product MKSDEIIKRFENEIKTGKVSASYLFYGDKRVDLLNYALIFSKMVLTQNVENEEQKLKIERQIDNLVHPDVEIINKNNGNIKIDEVREIIYETIESSFSSLKKIFIICGIENIRKESANALLKTIEEPPKDVYFILLSRTLNIIPTIKSRAIKFHLESSSSFELKIDKKTYDFFDGNENDIKLFKKNYLEKNITLENVSFKIKTVEDILKNISEMQNYLFYNLENGNYLDLVIKYNKSIEFLVTKVKFWDMENIYFMLNELEIEVKKNKQFLINFLAKIIINAKVMLNSENLKKLIEIKNSVRNNVNVRSILFNFFNILYDV is encoded by the coding sequence ATGAAAAGTGATGAAATTATAAAAAGATTTGAAAATGAGATAAAAACTGGAAAAGTGAGTGCAAGTTATCTTTTTTATGGTGATAAAAGAGTTGATTTACTAAATTATGCCTTAATTTTTTCAAAAATGGTGCTGACTCAAAATGTAGAAAACGAAGAGCAAAAACTGAAAATTGAAAGGCAAATTGATAATTTGGTCCATCCCGATGTTGAAATTATTAATAAAAATAATGGAAATATAAAAATTGATGAAGTTAGGGAAATTATTTATGAAACGATTGAATCTTCTTTTAGTTCATTGAAAAAAATATTTATCATTTGTGGCATAGAAAATATAAGAAAAGAATCAGCAAATGCTTTGTTAAAAACGATTGAAGAACCACCTAAGGATGTTTATTTTATCCTTTTATCACGAACATTAAATATAATTCCAACGATAAAATCTCGTGCAATAAAATTTCATCTGGAAAGTTCCAGTAGCTTTGAACTTAAAATTGATAAAAAAACTTATGATTTTTTTGACGGAAATGAAAATGATATAAAATTGTTTAAAAAAAATTATCTAGAAAAAAATATAACTCTTGAAAACGTTTCTTTTAAAATAAAAACAGTTGAAGATATTTTAAAAAATATTTCTGAAATGCAAAATTATTTGTTTTACAATTTAGAAAATGGAAATTATTTGGATTTAGTGATAAAGTACAACAAGAGTATTGAGTTTTTAGTAACAAAAGTAAAATTTTGGGATATGGAAAATATATATTTTATGCTAAATGAACTTGAAATTGAAGTCAAAAAAAATAAGCAGTTTTTGATAAACTTTTTGGCCAAAATAATTATTAATGCAAAAGTTATGTTAAATAGCGAAAATTTAAAAAAATTAATAGAAATAAAAAATAGTGTAAGAAACAATGTAAATGTCAGAAGTATTTTATTTAATTTTTTTAACATATTGTACGACGTTTAA
- a CDS encoding Cof-type HAD-IIB family hydrolase has translation MNYKLIATDMDDTLLNEAQEISIENEKSIVDVQKKGVTFVLASGRPSFAMFEYAKKLQMDKFGGYILAFNGGELINFKNNELVFQQGLEKKDIEIIYNASKKLNLTMLLYRDDTVFATNEAAEALVEARLCKMKFQKFNTLKELESFGITKTAKCMIVGDPKLVKNAEKYMKELYGNDYFIATSKPIFLEIANKNVSKGKTLTRLGKILQIKTEEMIAVGDSGNDRPLLETVGMPVAVANAAKEIKDLSKFISTSNNEHALKTVIDKFFNS, from the coding sequence ATGAATTATAAATTAATTGCAACTGATATGGATGACACTTTATTAAATGAAGCTCAAGAAATATCAATTGAAAACGAAAAATCTATTGTGGATGTCCAAAAAAAAGGAGTAACATTTGTACTTGCAAGTGGAAGACCCAGCTTTGCCATGTTTGAATATGCAAAAAAACTTCAAATGGATAAATTTGGAGGATATATTTTGGCTTTTAATGGCGGCGAATTAATTAATTTTAAAAATAATGAATTAGTTTTTCAACAAGGACTTGAAAAAAAAGACATAGAAATTATTTACAATGCTTCAAAAAAATTAAATTTAACTATGTTACTATACCGAGATGACACTGTTTTTGCGACAAATGAAGCAGCTGAAGCATTAGTCGAAGCCAGACTTTGTAAAATGAAATTTCAAAAATTTAACACATTAAAAGAACTTGAGTCATTTGGTATTACAAAAACTGCAAAATGTATGATTGTGGGGGACCCCAAACTTGTAAAAAATGCCGAAAAATATATGAAAGAACTTTATGGAAATGACTATTTTATAGCAACTTCAAAGCCTATTTTTTTGGAAATTGCAAACAAAAATGTGAGTAAAGGGAAAACTTTGACCAGACTTGGGAAAATTTTGCAAATTAAAACTGAAGAAATGATAGCGGTTGGAGATAGTGGAAATGATAGACCACTTTTAGAAACTGTAGGAATGCCTGTTGCTGTGGCAAATGCAGCTAAAGAAATAAAAGATTTATCAAAATTTATTTCTACTTCAAATAATGAACATGCACTAAAAACTGTAATTGATAAATTTTTTAACTCTTAA
- a CDS encoding outer membrane beta-barrel protein, which produces MKKILVLLSLAGSVAMAQGNVYEFRAGWDLYNRAKDTDKEYKIRKDVLKTGPEVSFEYRRELTNNFDLGAGLSYKYNNLTDKKVEVNKNNTDVSMKGLHSVPIYGTARYNFRNDSAVTPYVKANLGFAVNSGKVQFQKINTPGVDETAEMKFKHGFYYGVGAGIEYNNFVADLSYNTNTLRAKYNYSYNDAAGNKLETSSKDTLNHRMLTLSVGYSLKN; this is translated from the coding sequence ATGAAAAAGATCTTAGTATTATTATCATTAGCTGGGTCAGTTGCAATGGCTCAAGGAAATGTTTATGAATTTAGAGCAGGTTGGGACTTATACAACAGAGCAAAAGACACTGATAAAGAATATAAAATCAGAAAAGATGTATTAAAAACTGGTCCAGAAGTTTCATTCGAATACAGAAGAGAACTAACAAATAATTTTGATTTAGGAGCTGGACTTTCTTACAAATACAATAACTTAACTGATAAAAAAGTTGAAGTTAATAAAAATAATACTGACGTTTCTATGAAAGGATTACACTCTGTACCTATTTACGGAACTGCAAGATACAACTTCAGAAACGATTCAGCTGTAACACCTTATGTAAAAGCTAACTTAGGATTTGCAGTAAACTCAGGAAAAGTTCAATTCCAAAAAATCAATACACCTGGTGTAGATGAAACTGCTGAAATGAAATTCAAACACGGATTCTATTACGGAGTAGGAGCTGGAATTGAATATAATAACTTCGTTGCTGATTTGTCATACAACACAAATACATTAAGAGCTAAATACAACTACAGCTACAACGATGCAGCAGGAAATAAACTTGAAACATCAAGTAAAGATACTTTAAATCACAGAATGTTAACATTAAGTGTTGGTTACTCTTTGAAAAACTAA
- a CDS encoding outer membrane beta-barrel protein: MKRTFIGLFLVLGLASFAANAGKVEVKGAYDLGGKYHYDNSSEKAKATAGEVGAEYRYEVTPGLEVGAGTAYQWHKKVKARNSRDENYENYNSVPVYGTAKYTFATPTTVKPYVKGDLGYSANTGNIDDYKAKNGLYYGVGGGVNYNNFNAEVMYKENQGEYKNNNTGDKTDANYKRVSLGVGYNFNLGY; encoded by the coding sequence ATGAAAAGAACATTTATTGGATTATTTTTGGTTTTAGGTTTGGCTTCGTTTGCAGCAAACGCAGGAAAAGTTGAAGTAAAAGGCGCTTATGATTTAGGTGGAAAATATCATTATGATAATAGTTCAGAAAAAGCAAAAGCTACAGCTGGAGAAGTAGGTGCAGAATACAGATATGAAGTAACTCCAGGATTGGAAGTAGGAGCAGGAACTGCTTATCAATGGCACAAAAAAGTAAAGGCTAGAAACTCAAGAGATGAAAATTATGAAAATTATAATTCAGTACCAGTTTATGGAACTGCAAAATATACTTTTGCTACTCCAACAACTGTAAAACCTTATGTAAAAGGTGATTTGGGATATTCAGCAAATACTGGAAACATTGATGATTATAAAGCTAAAAATGGGCTTTACTACGGAGTTGGTGGTGGAGTAAATTACAACAACTTTAATGCGGAAGTTATGTACAAAGAAAATCAAGGTGAATACAAAAATAACAACACTGGAGATAAAACAGATGCAAACTATAAAAGAGTATCTTTAGGCGTAGGTTATAATTTTAATCTAGGATACTAA
- a CDS encoding methylated-DNA--[protein]-cysteine S-methyltransferase, with product MKKNIYFYETNTPIGKIGIATTQNDSHITDLIWESDFEDFKKHNDFKICETKLIKQAKNQLFEYFKRERKNFDLPLLKQGTPFQISVWNALEKIPYGKTCSYKNIALEINNPQAVRAVGMANNRNKIAIFIPCHRVIGADGKLVGYGGGLHIKQFLLELEGVQIK from the coding sequence ATGAAAAAAAATATCTACTTTTATGAAACAAATACCCCAATTGGAAAAATTGGAATCGCCACAACTCAAAATGATTCTCACATTACAGATTTAATTTGGGAATCAGATTTTGAAGATTTTAAAAAACATAATGATTTTAAAATTTGTGAAACGAAATTGATTAAACAAGCAAAAAATCAACTTTTTGAATATTTTAAAAGAGAAAGAAAAAACTTTGATTTACCGCTTTTAAAACAAGGAACGCCGTTTCAAATTTCTGTCTGGAATGCTCTTGAAAAAATTCCATATGGAAAAACTTGTTCCTATAAAAATATTGCACTTGAAATTAACAATCCTCAAGCAGTTCGTGCAGTTGGAATGGCAAATAATCGAAATAAAATTGCTATTTTTATTCCGTGTCATCGTGTGATTGGTGCGGATGGAAAATTGGTTGGTTATGGTGGAGGACTTCATATAAAGCAGTTTTTGTTAGAATTGGAAGGAGTTCAAATAAAATAA
- a CDS encoding replication-associated recombination protein A, producing MNLFDKVYENKKPLAFRYRPKSLDDFYGQEKLVGKNGILRKIIERGNFMNAIFWGAPGTGKTTLAEIVAEKMNYHYEYLNAIKASVTDIKEISDKAHNRFHTNGQQTLLFLDEIHRFNKLQQDSLLQDLENGNIILIGATTENPYYNLNNALLSRCMAFEFKKLSEKDLLKILKNINEKEKIGISDEILKYISEIIEGDARQAINILELIANVGVDFTLDEVKEVLNTKKSYHKTEDKYNTVSAMIKSIRGSDPDAAVYWMAKMLSGGEDILYIARRLVILASEDIGLANPQALPIAVAGLNAVKEIGMPEARIILSEVAIYLAISPKSNSAYNAINSALKHIENEKIQEVPVHLTKVGKKDYKYPHNYKNHYVEQVYMNEKIKFYEFGENKFEKAAAEWLKKIKKDGK from the coding sequence ATGAATTTATTTGACAAAGTATATGAAAATAAAAAGCCACTTGCGTTTAGATACCGTCCGAAAAGTTTGGATGATTTTTATGGACAGGAAAAGTTGGTTGGAAAAAATGGAATTTTGAGGAAGATTATTGAGCGCGGGAATTTTATGAATGCGATTTTTTGGGGAGCGCCGGGGACTGGGAAGACGACTCTTGCGGAAATTGTCGCTGAGAAAATGAATTATCATTATGAATATTTGAATGCGATAAAGGCGTCTGTAACTGATATAAAGGAGATTTCTGATAAGGCACACAACAGATTTCATACGAATGGACAGCAGACACTTTTGTTTTTAGATGAGATTCATAGATTTAATAAGTTGCAGCAGGATTCGCTTTTGCAGGATTTGGAAAATGGGAATATTATTTTGATTGGAGCGACTACTGAAAATCCTTATTATAACTTGAATAACGCATTATTATCACGATGTATGGCATTTGAATTTAAAAAATTGAGTGAAAAAGATTTGCTTAAAATATTAAAAAATATTAATGAAAAAGAGAAAATTGGAATTTCAGATGAGATTTTGAAGTATATTTCGGAGATTATTGAAGGGGATGCGAGACAGGCCATAAATATTTTGGAATTAATTGCGAATGTTGGGGTGGATTTTACGCTTGATGAAGTGAAGGAAGTGCTGAATACGAAAAAATCTTATCACAAGACGGAAGATAAGTACAATACGGTTTCTGCGATGATAAAAAGTATTCGTGGAAGCGATCCTGATGCAGCTGTTTACTGGATGGCAAAAATGCTCTCTGGTGGCGAAGATATTTTATATATTGCAAGAAGGCTTGTAATTTTGGCATCTGAAGACATTGGGCTTGCAAATCCGCAGGCGTTACCAATTGCAGTGGCTGGACTTAATGCGGTAAAGGAGATTGGAATGCCTGAAGCGAGAATAATTCTCTCAGAAGTGGCGATTTATCTGGCAATTTCTCCCAAGAGCAATTCAGCCTACAATGCCATAAATTCAGCACTGAAACACATTGAAAACGAAAAAATTCAGGAAGTGCCAGTTCATCTCACAAAAGTTGGGAAAAAAGATTATAAATATCCTCACAATTATAAAAATCACTATGTGGAACAGGTTTATATGAATGAAAAAATCAAGTTTTATGAATTTGGGGAGAATAAATTTGAGAAGGCAGCGGCAGAGTGGTTGAAAAAGATTAAGAAGGATGGGAAATAA
- a CDS encoding SH3 domain-containing protein, translating into MILLGKNKFLKDWRKIMRNLVLILSLFIINIIGLAYEKCNPEMIYNIDVDTLNGSYLGQDETGTVIIKLSKNAKVYGVHYTDEKEVEEIGFGNLGDCTPNPKITEIHIEDAVFNSIYNNFFEIFSSKSESNPHSFKVDFTSCIDKNKVFCKIYNDKGFDGKPSGIDFNQEVVDFEIHGNIIDVVRRGDFVSGYNDYEDLEEKRAKREKYIVNSPNGYVNFMRKPDSNSTIRGKVKNGKTVSLINEKGNWYYVQVLDGEEFGYVNKEYLKKIN; encoded by the coding sequence ATGATATTACTTGGTAAAAATAAATTTTTAAAAGATTGGAGAAAAATTATGAGAAATTTGGTGTTAATTTTAAGTTTGTTCATTATAAATATTATTGGATTGGCTTATGAGAAATGTAATCCTGAAATGATTTACAATATTGATGTAGATACTTTGAATGGAAGTTATTTGGGACAAGATGAAACAGGTACAGTAATAATTAAACTTTCCAAAAATGCTAAAGTTTATGGAGTACATTATACTGATGAAAAAGAAGTTGAAGAAATTGGATTTGGAAATTTAGGAGATTGTACTCCAAATCCCAAAATAACAGAAATTCACATTGAAGATGCTGTTTTTAATTCAATATATAATAATTTTTTTGAAATATTTAGCAGTAAATCTGAAAGTAATCCTCACAGTTTTAAAGTAGATTTCACTTCATGCATTGATAAAAATAAAGTATTTTGTAAAATTTATAATGATAAAGGTTTTGATGGAAAACCTTCTGGAATTGATTTTAATCAAGAAGTAGTAGACTTTGAAATTCACGGAAATATAATAGATGTTGTAAGAAGGGGAGATTTTGTTTCTGGATATAATGATTATGAAGATTTAGAAGAAAAAAGAGCAAAGCGAGAAAAATATATTGTAAATTCGCCAAATGGATATGTTAATTTTATGAGAAAGCCTGACAGCAATTCAACAATTCGTGGCAAGGTAAAAAATGGAAAAACTGTAAGTTTAATTAATGAAAAAGGTAATTGGTATTATGTTCAAGTTTTAGATGGCGAAGAATTTGGATATGTCAATAAGGAATATTTGAAAAAAATTAATTAG
- a CDS encoding MliC family protein — MTLLKKSMLVLSVMTLIGGMGFAAKARTTRTRRKAVAKKTVAKKKVTKKAAKKVPSESYTCGSERITVTYPTTKTAKVTTKEGKVYNLKIAVSGSGSRYVSKGGDIEFFKGGKDVIYRGANNIEKSCKRR, encoded by the coding sequence ATGACATTGTTGAAAAAATCTATGTTAGTATTATCTGTAATGACATTAATTGGTGGAATGGGCTTTGCTGCAAAAGCTAGAACTACTAGAACTAGAAGAAAAGCAGTTGCTAAAAAGACAGTTGCCAAGAAAAAAGTTACGAAAAAAGCTGCAAAAAAAGTTCCTTCAGAATCTTACACTTGCGGTTCTGAAAGAATAACAGTTACTTATCCGACAACAAAAACTGCAAAAGTAACAACTAAAGAAGGAAAAGTTTATAACTTGAAAATAGCAGTTTCAGGTAGTGGATCAAGATATGTATCTAAAGGTGGAGATATTGAGTTCTTTAAAGGTGGAAAAGACGTTATTTACAGAGGAGCAAATAATATCGAAAAATCTTGTAAAAGAAGATAA
- a CDS encoding phospho-sugar mutase: protein MDFMKKYEYWLNSDAIDEKDREELKSIAGNKKEIEDRFFKDLSFGTGGIRGVRGIGTNRMNKYVIRKVTQGLANYMLSFDEKAAKEKGIIIAHDCRIGSREYALNTARVMAANGIKAYIYESLRSTPELSFGVRYKGCMSGIVVTASHNPAEYNGYKVYWDDGAQVVDPHAPAIVEEVNKISTLEEIKVISEEEGREKGLIIQLDHKIDDDYIAAIKKQTIHTDIPGKEDFKIVYTPLHGTGGRPMKRILSEFGYNFEVVKEQIEPDGNFPTVVYANPEEVAAFKLGTKLGNEIGAQLILANDPDADRIGIAIRDDKNEWYYPNGNQVGLLLLQYLLNYKKDIPADAQVITTVVSTPMIDVVAPAKNVGVMKTLTGFKYIGQKIRQFEHKELEGSYLFGFEESYGYLIGTHARDKDALVTSMVISEMATYYHSKGTSIYKELQKLYKEFGYYLEGIKSVMLKGKDGIEQMAALMSNLRENVKDELLGKKIKIKRDFFSHKEHNLETGEEKEINLPKENVLQFVLEDNTFITARPSGTEPKIKFYFSVNADSSENVKAKLDKTMEEFSKFIGL, encoded by the coding sequence ATGGATTTTATGAAAAAGTACGAATATTGGCTAAATTCAGATGCCATTGATGAAAAAGACAGGGAAGAATTGAAAAGCATTGCAGGGAATAAAAAAGAAATAGAAGATAGATTTTTCAAAGATTTGAGTTTTGGAACTGGTGGAATTAGAGGAGTTCGTGGAATTGGAACTAATAGAATGAATAAATATGTAATTAGAAAAGTAACTCAAGGACTTGCAAATTATATGCTAAGTTTTGATGAAAAAGCTGCAAAAGAAAAAGGAATTATAATTGCTCATGACTGTAGAATAGGTTCGAGAGAATATGCGCTAAATACTGCAAGAGTAATGGCTGCAAATGGAATTAAAGCATATATTTATGAAAGTTTACGTTCAACTCCTGAGTTGTCATTTGGTGTGAGATATAAAGGATGTATGTCAGGAATCGTTGTTACGGCTTCTCATAATCCAGCTGAATACAATGGATATAAAGTTTATTGGGATGATGGAGCACAAGTTGTTGACCCACATGCACCAGCAATTGTTGAAGAAGTAAATAAAATTTCTACATTGGAAGAAATAAAAGTTATTTCTGAAGAAGAAGGAAGAGAAAAAGGATTAATCATTCAGCTTGATCATAAAATTGATGATGACTATATAGCAGCAATTAAAAAACAAACTATACATACAGATATTCCAGGAAAAGAAGATTTCAAAATTGTTTACACTCCGCTTCATGGAACTGGTGGAAGACCAATGAAGAGAATTTTATCTGAATTTGGATACAATTTTGAAGTTGTAAAAGAACAAATTGAGCCAGATGGAAACTTTCCAACTGTAGTTTATGCAAACCCTGAAGAAGTGGCAGCATTCAAATTGGGAACAAAATTAGGGAATGAAATTGGAGCACAATTAATTTTGGCAAATGACCCAGATGCTGATAGAATTGGTATTGCGATAAGAGATGACAAAAACGAATGGTACTATCCAAATGGAAACCAAGTTGGATTGTTGTTATTGCAATATTTATTGAATTACAAAAAAGATATTCCAGCTGATGCACAAGTTATTACAACAGTTGTTTCAACACCTATGATTGATGTTGTTGCACCTGCTAAAAATGTTGGAGTTATGAAAACATTGACTGGATTCAAATACATTGGACAAAAAATTAGACAATTTGAACACAAAGAATTGGAAGGATCATATTTATTTGGATTTGAAGAAAGCTACGGATATTTGATAGGAACTCATGCAAGAGATAAAGATGCACTAGTAACTTCAATGGTTATTTCTGAAATGGCAACTTATTACCATTCAAAAGGAACTTCTATTTACAAAGAATTACAAAAATTATATAAAGAATTTGGATATTACTTAGAAGGAATTAAATCAGTAATGTTAAAAGGTAAAGATGGAATTGAACAAATGGCAGCATTGATGTCTAACTTGAGAGAAAATGTTAAAGATGAATTGCTTGGTAAGAAAATTAAAATTAAAAGAGATTTCTTCTCACACAAAGAACATAACTTGGAAACTGGTGAAGAAAAAGAAATTAATTTACCAAAAGAAAATGTATTACAATTTGTTCTTGAAGACAATACATTTATTACAGCAAGACCATCTGGAACTGAACCCAAAATCAAATTCTATTTCAGTGTAAATGCAGATTCTAGCGAAAATGTCAAAGCTAAACTTGATAAAACAATGGAAGAATTTTCTAAATTTATTGGATTATAA